A stretch of Gemmatimonas aurantiaca T-27 DNA encodes these proteins:
- the hpt gene encoding hypoxanthine phosphoribosyltransferase — protein sequence MTEPQEIQPDPRLDGRAMKRVVFDAGAIATRVQELGADITAAYPDGDLLVLGLLKGSFIFLSDLVRHVNRPLQVDFLVASSYGDAMESSGVVRLLYDPETELEGKHILLVEDIVDSGRTLNRLVELLRERNPRSLEICALLHKHIAHELRHPTRFVGFDAPHEFLVGYGLDHAENFRHLPYVASLQ from the coding sequence TTGACTGAACCGCAGGAGATCCAACCGGATCCCCGTCTCGATGGTCGGGCCATGAAGCGCGTCGTGTTTGATGCCGGCGCGATCGCGACGCGTGTGCAAGAGCTGGGCGCGGACATCACGGCGGCCTATCCCGACGGGGACCTGCTCGTACTCGGATTGCTCAAGGGCAGCTTCATCTTCCTGAGCGACCTGGTACGTCACGTCAACCGCCCCTTGCAGGTGGACTTCCTGGTCGCGTCGTCCTACGGCGATGCGATGGAGTCCTCAGGCGTGGTGCGGCTGTTGTACGATCCGGAAACGGAGTTGGAAGGGAAGCACATCCTGCTGGTGGAAGACATCGTCGACTCCGGTCGCACGCTCAACCGGCTGGTCGAGTTGTTGCGCGAACGCAATCCTCGCTCGTTGGAGATCTGTGCCCTGCTGCACAAGCACATCGCCCATGAGCTTCGTCATCCCACGCGGTTCGTCGGGTTCGACGCGCCGCATGAATTTCTGGTCGGCTACGGGCTCGATCATGCCGAGAATTTCCGGCATCTCCCGTATGTCGCCAGTCTGCAGTAA
- the ftsH gene encoding ATP-dependent zinc metalloprotease FtsH, giving the protein MAPNMTPAPKKPNNWGRWSKTLSFWILVILIPVAFLSYGNGREAQAPEIGYSDYRQQLEAGNIKQATFQSDNVLIGQFNQPVRVQNQEAKRFTVRMVAGSLADEQDRLYARGVRTASQEPRFNAGSFLITMLPYLLLIGFWIFLFRQMQAGGNKAFSFGKSKAKLLSGDTPKLTFADVAGADEAKIELQEIIEFLKDPQKFTRLGGRLPKGALLVGPPGTGKTLLAKAVAGEAGRPFFSMSGSDFVEMFVGVGASRVRDLFEQGKAHAPCIIFIDEIDAVGRHRGAGLGGGHDEREQTLNQLLVEMDGFESNDGVILIAATNRPDVLDPALLRPGRFDRQIVVDAPDLRGREGILKVHLRNKPIADDVSVTALARGTPGMSGADLANLVNEGALLAARKNHEKIFMNDLEEAKDRVMLGAERKSLVMKDEERRLTAFHEAGHAVCAMIVKGNDPLHKVTIVPRGRALGIAFTLPEDDRVSVTREQLEARLVMAYGGRAAEEIVFGHNRVTTGAASDIQQATSIARRYVTQWGLSDTIGPILVGDNEQELFLGREIQSRREVSEQTAQMVDAEVKRVAFEAHARAVSVLTEHRVLLDSVAHALLERETLSRDDILILKDGRSLPPRAEEPVLTAPSAIAGSTATSPARPVSPPLLGGPEVAPA; this is encoded by the coding sequence ATGGCACCAAACATGACGCCCGCGCCGAAGAAGCCCAACAACTGGGGGCGGTGGTCCAAGACGCTCTCGTTCTGGATTCTCGTGATCCTGATTCCGGTGGCCTTCCTGTCGTACGGGAATGGCCGCGAGGCACAGGCTCCGGAGATCGGCTATTCCGATTACCGCCAGCAGCTCGAGGCGGGCAACATCAAGCAGGCCACGTTCCAGTCGGACAACGTGCTGATCGGCCAGTTCAACCAGCCCGTCCGCGTGCAGAACCAGGAAGCGAAGCGCTTCACGGTGCGCATGGTGGCGGGGTCGTTGGCGGACGAACAGGACCGGCTGTATGCACGTGGTGTGCGCACCGCATCGCAGGAGCCGCGTTTCAACGCCGGCAGCTTCCTGATCACGATGCTGCCGTATCTGCTGCTCATCGGCTTCTGGATTTTCCTGTTCCGTCAGATGCAGGCCGGCGGCAACAAGGCATTCTCGTTCGGCAAGAGCAAGGCGAAGCTGCTCAGCGGCGATACGCCCAAGCTGACGTTCGCCGATGTGGCGGGCGCTGACGAAGCCAAGATCGAACTGCAGGAAATCATCGAGTTCCTCAAGGACCCGCAGAAGTTCACCCGTCTCGGCGGTCGTCTGCCGAAGGGCGCGCTGTTGGTGGGCCCGCCGGGTACCGGCAAGACGCTGCTCGCCAAGGCTGTGGCCGGCGAAGCGGGCCGTCCGTTCTTCAGCATGTCGGGCTCGGATTTTGTCGAGATGTTCGTCGGCGTCGGCGCGTCACGCGTGCGCGACCTGTTCGAACAGGGCAAGGCCCATGCGCCGTGCATCATCTTCATCGACGAAATCGATGCCGTCGGCCGTCATCGTGGCGCCGGTCTTGGTGGTGGACACGATGAGCGCGAGCAGACGCTGAACCAGCTCCTCGTGGAGATGGACGGCTTCGAGTCGAACGACGGCGTGATCCTCATCGCGGCGACCAACCGTCCTGACGTGCTCGATCCCGCACTGCTGCGCCCGGGTCGTTTCGATCGTCAGATCGTGGTCGATGCGCCGGACCTGCGTGGCCGCGAAGGCATCCTCAAGGTGCACCTGCGCAACAAGCCGATCGCCGATGACGTGAGTGTCACCGCGCTCGCGCGTGGCACGCCGGGCATGTCGGGTGCCGATCTGGCCAACCTCGTGAACGAAGGCGCACTGCTCGCGGCGCGCAAGAATCACGAAAAGATCTTCATGAACGATCTGGAAGAAGCGAAGGATCGTGTCATGCTGGGCGCCGAGCGCAAGTCGCTGGTCATGAAGGACGAAGAGCGTCGCCTGACGGCATTCCACGAAGCGGGGCACGCGGTGTGTGCGATGATCGTCAAGGGCAACGATCCGCTGCACAAGGTGACCATCGTGCCGCGTGGTCGTGCTCTGGGCATCGCGTTCACGCTGCCCGAAGACGATCGCGTGTCTGTCACGCGTGAGCAGCTCGAGGCGCGGTTGGTGATGGCGTATGGTGGGCGTGCGGCCGAAGAGATCGTGTTTGGCCACAACCGCGTGACCACCGGTGCAGCCAGCGACATCCAGCAGGCCACGAGCATTGCGCGCCGTTATGTCACGCAGTGGGGATTGTCCGACACCATCGGTCCGATCCTGGTTGGTGACAACGAGCAGGAGCTCTTCCTCGGCCGCGAGATCCAGTCGCGCCGTGAAGTCTCCGAGCAGACGGCGCAGATGGTCGATGCGGAAGTGAAGCGGGTGGCGTTCGAAGCCCACGCCCGTGCCGTCTCCGTGTTGACCGAACACCGGGTGCTGCTCGACTCGGTGGCACACGCCCTGCTCGAACGCGAAACGCTGTCGCGCGACGACATCCTGATTCTCAAGGATGGCCGGAGCCTGCCGCCGCGCGCCGAAGAGCCCGTGTTGACCGCGCCGTCGGCGATCGCCGGCAGCACCGCCACCTCACCGGCGCGTCCTGTGTCGCCGCCGTTGCTTGGTGGTCCTGAGGTTGCCCCTGCGTAA
- the cdaA gene encoding diadenylate cyclase CdaA: MTDPLSFALSVTWRDGLEIGIVALVFYRLLAFVEGRRALQVLGGVVVLLTVYGLANWLRLTMIRELLGLLFTYGVFALLIIFQPELRAALAHIGQVPVTKLLRREESLGSREDEIADAVERLSRSGVGAIIAIEREVSLDEYLESGSSLEARLTTDLLATIFTPYSPLHDGAVIVRGHQIVGAGCILPLSQGSVSSRSMGTRHRAALGLAEETDALVIVVSEETATISVAEGGELRSGLTPMQIRDLVLGNPVRVSERLGDRTGEWRMPKGTG, translated from the coding sequence GTGACGGACCCGCTGAGCTTTGCGCTCTCGGTCACCTGGCGCGACGGTCTCGAAATCGGGATCGTCGCGCTGGTGTTCTATCGGCTGCTCGCTTTCGTGGAAGGACGTCGCGCGCTGCAGGTGCTGGGCGGCGTGGTGGTACTGCTGACCGTGTATGGACTGGCCAACTGGCTGCGGCTCACCATGATCCGTGAGCTGCTCGGACTGTTGTTCACGTATGGCGTTTTTGCGCTGCTCATCATTTTTCAGCCAGAGCTGCGTGCGGCGTTGGCCCACATCGGGCAAGTGCCGGTGACCAAGCTGTTGCGACGCGAAGAGTCCCTGGGATCTCGCGAAGACGAGATTGCGGATGCGGTGGAACGCCTGTCCCGCAGTGGCGTGGGCGCCATCATTGCCATCGAGCGTGAGGTGTCGCTCGACGAATACCTGGAGAGCGGCTCGTCGCTCGAAGCGCGACTCACCACAGACCTGTTGGCTACCATTTTCACACCCTATTCGCCGCTGCATGATGGTGCCGTGATCGTGCGCGGCCATCAGATCGTGGGCGCCGGGTGCATCCTGCCGTTGTCGCAGGGCAGTGTGAGCTCGCGTTCGATGGGCACGCGTCATCGTGCCGCATTGGGGCTGGCCGAAGAAACCGATGCGCTGGTGATTGTGGTGTCGGAGGAGACGGCCACGATTTCGGTGGCAGAGGGTGGTGAATTGCGCTCCGGGCTGACTCCGATGCAGATCCGCGATCTGGTGTTGGGCAACCCGGTGCGTGTCTCCGAGCGTCTGGGTGATCGCACGGGCGAGTGGCGCATGCCCAAGGGGACTGGTTGA
- a CDS encoding protein O-mannosyl-transferase family, producing MKLPSAVVAAGVTTMVLLTAYLATAAPDLTFWDASELTAAAHTLGIPHPPGTPLWVLLGRVAVLAFQSVNPARAVTLLSVLAAALTGGVGAWMASRWIGARGAVVSAVIAGTFYTVWNNATETEVYAVSLLASVLLLCVGERAGRGDIDEPQRARLRGLMAFIVGLAVPLHLSMLVALPAAVAFAWRGPRPNARQVVGWGMLALLGFSTVAVLPLMAAQGPALNSGNPITFDALLAVLRREQYEVPGLWPRNAPLWLQLGNVLQWADWQVAFGIEPRPVPSWPRTALTLLFVWVGLLGLRALWKHEARVGRAMLLLVLSASFGVALWLNMRLGPTFGGSLVPANALHEARERDYFFALGFWAWGMLAGAGLTAVSATLARRLPPPIAVVPYFAAVIPLVVNRTLVDRTHEPAASLPRVYARLLLDAVPERGVLLAGGDNDTFPLWYLQQVEGVREDVTVVTVPLLGAEWYRARLVREGLLAEQAVVRWPGLAGALRSVMIHAELARRPVRVSTLLGRHERVELDGAVGWALEGLVYAPSRALAARSTGLDLSAMRESRDRTPPSALTTLPVGADPALGTAQELLRCNTIERLADPLLVSWCGGF from the coding sequence GTGAAACTGCCTTCTGCGGTAGTGGCGGCCGGCGTCACGACGATGGTGCTCCTCACGGCGTACCTCGCCACGGCCGCACCGGACCTCACCTTCTGGGATGCCAGCGAACTGACTGCCGCTGCCCATACGCTGGGGATTCCGCATCCGCCCGGTACACCGCTCTGGGTACTGCTCGGCCGGGTGGCGGTGCTGGCGTTTCAGTCGGTGAATCCCGCGCGGGCGGTCACGTTGCTTTCGGTACTGGCCGCGGCGCTGACCGGCGGTGTCGGGGCCTGGATGGCCTCACGGTGGATCGGAGCCCGCGGCGCGGTCGTGTCGGCCGTCATTGCGGGCACGTTCTACACCGTGTGGAACAACGCCACCGAAACGGAGGTGTACGCCGTCTCGCTGCTCGCCAGTGTGTTGTTGCTGTGCGTCGGAGAGCGCGCGGGGCGTGGTGATATCGATGAACCGCAACGCGCCCGACTGCGTGGCTTGATGGCCTTCATCGTCGGACTGGCGGTGCCTCTTCACTTGAGCATGCTGGTCGCGCTGCCGGCCGCAGTGGCCTTTGCCTGGCGGGGGCCGCGCCCCAACGCACGCCAGGTTGTTGGGTGGGGGATGTTGGCGCTACTCGGGTTTTCCACCGTGGCCGTGCTGCCGTTGATGGCGGCTCAAGGGCCGGCGCTGAATTCCGGCAATCCGATCACATTCGACGCCCTGCTGGCAGTACTTCGGCGCGAGCAGTACGAGGTGCCAGGACTCTGGCCTCGCAATGCCCCACTGTGGCTCCAACTGGGCAATGTGCTGCAATGGGCAGACTGGCAGGTGGCGTTTGGGATCGAGCCCAGGCCGGTGCCCTCGTGGCCTCGCACCGCACTCACTTTGCTGTTCGTGTGGGTGGGACTGCTCGGATTGCGCGCGCTGTGGAAGCACGAAGCCCGGGTCGGACGCGCCATGCTGCTCCTGGTGCTTTCGGCGTCTTTCGGGGTGGCACTGTGGCTGAACATGCGCCTCGGGCCCACGTTTGGCGGATCGCTGGTGCCGGCGAACGCGCTCCATGAGGCCCGTGAACGCGACTATTTCTTCGCGCTGGGATTCTGGGCGTGGGGGATGCTGGCCGGGGCGGGTCTGACCGCAGTCAGCGCGACGCTGGCGCGTCGGTTGCCGCCACCGATTGCGGTGGTGCCGTATTTCGCGGCCGTTATTCCACTCGTCGTGAATCGTACGCTCGTCGACCGAACGCATGAACCGGCGGCGTCGCTGCCACGGGTGTACGCGCGTCTGCTGCTGGACGCGGTGCCCGAACGGGGGGTGCTGCTGGCTGGTGGTGACAACGACACCTTCCCACTGTGGTATCTGCAGCAGGTGGAAGGGGTACGTGAGGATGTCACCGTGGTGACCGTGCCCCTGCTGGGCGCAGAGTGGTACCGAGCCCGGTTGGTGCGGGAGGGGTTGTTGGCGGAGCAGGCGGTGGTGCGCTGGCCCGGTCTTGCCGGCGCCCTGCGGTCGGTGATGATCCACGCCGAACTGGCTCGGCGTCCCGTTCGGGTGAGCACGCTGCTGGGCCGCCACGAACGGGTCGAACTGGACGGTGCGGTGGGCTGGGCCCTCGAAGGGCTGGTCTATGCTCCGTCGCGCGCGCTGGCGGCCCGCAGTACCGGTCTCGATCTGTCGGCCATGCGGGAAAGCCGGGACCGCACCCCACCATCGGCACTGACGACGCTGCCGGTGGGAGCCGATCCGGCCCTTGGAACGGCTCAGGAACTGCTGCGCTGCAATACCATAGAGCGGCTGGCCGATCCGTTACTTGTGTCGTGGTGCGGCGGGTTCTAA
- a CDS encoding YggS family pyridoxal phosphate-dependent enzyme, producing MPISGHMPVAVDHVRETVSEVRSRIAAARSRGGHGQEVTLVAVTKTHGPDAVEAAYAAGVLDVGENKVQEAEGKMAQVAVPVRWHLIGHLQRNKARSALRFDLVHSMDSERLAAALHDEAVKAARSLDVLLQVNVSGEDSKGGVALADVPALADRLHALGTLRVRGVMTMAPFEAAEATLRTVFAGARTARVALQQAGHPAEWLSMGMSGDYEIAVEEGATHVRLGTVLFGSRT from the coding sequence ATGCCAATTTCGGGCCATATGCCGGTCGCGGTGGACCATGTGCGGGAAACGGTCTCGGAGGTGCGGTCACGCATCGCCGCCGCCCGCTCACGTGGTGGCCATGGACAGGAGGTCACGCTGGTGGCGGTGACCAAGACCCATGGGCCCGACGCGGTTGAGGCAGCCTATGCGGCCGGTGTGCTCGATGTGGGTGAGAACAAGGTGCAGGAAGCCGAGGGCAAGATGGCCCAGGTTGCCGTACCCGTCCGTTGGCACCTGATCGGACACCTGCAGCGCAACAAGGCCCGCAGCGCCCTGCGTTTCGACCTGGTGCACAGCATGGACAGTGAGCGGCTGGCTGCCGCCCTGCACGACGAGGCCGTCAAGGCGGCTCGCTCGCTCGATGTGCTCCTGCAGGTGAATGTCAGCGGCGAGGACAGCAAGGGGGGCGTGGCGCTCGCGGATGTACCTGCGTTGGCTGATCGCCTGCACGCGCTGGGGACGCTGCGAGTGCGTGGCGTGATGACCATGGCACCGTTCGAAGCGGCGGAAGCAACGCTGCGTACGGTGTTTGCGGGTGCGCGCACGGCGCGCGTGGCACTGCAACAGGCGGGACATCCGGCCGAGTGGCTGAGTATGGGGATGTCTGGCGACTATGAGATTGCGGTCGAGGAAGGGGCCACGCATGTGCGTCTGGGCACCGTCCTCTTCGGCAGTCGCACCTGA
- a CDS encoding DivIVA domain-containing protein, with protein MTDEHFQGFHLTAVDVRRYDFGNALRGYDRARVDQFREQVAEELERLTRANQELDTKARNFHEQLKSFRDRDKALNEALVSAQQLRGDIREQAEREAQLIVREAQQDAERQLQTVRDEVRRAEEELQALWRTRRSYLAQLRHHLERQLTDLNAAESEPVPDFATPRAGVAQRAEPSVARDVRELPPRPVAPTPSWLDAVEEGS; from the coding sequence ATGACCGACGAGCACTTCCAGGGGTTTCACCTCACGGCAGTCGATGTGCGGCGCTACGACTTCGGCAACGCATTGCGGGGCTATGATCGTGCGCGTGTCGACCAGTTTCGCGAGCAGGTCGCCGAAGAACTCGAGCGCCTGACGCGCGCCAATCAGGAGCTCGACACGAAGGCTCGCAATTTCCACGAGCAGCTCAAGTCGTTCCGGGATCGCGACAAGGCCTTGAACGAAGCGCTGGTCAGTGCGCAGCAACTGCGTGGCGATATCCGCGAGCAGGCCGAGCGTGAAGCACAGCTCATTGTACGCGAGGCCCAGCAGGATGCGGAGCGGCAGTTGCAGACCGTGCGGGACGAGGTCCGTCGGGCCGAGGAAGAGTTGCAGGCGTTGTGGCGCACGCGCCGGAGCTATCTGGCGCAGTTGCGTCACCATCTCGAACGCCAGCTAACCGACCTCAACGCCGCAGAGTCGGAACCGGTGCCGGATTTTGCGACGCCGCGCGCCGGTGTGGCGCAGCGTGCGGAGCCGTCAGTGGCCCGCGATGTGCGTGAATTGCCGCCCCGTCCGGTGGCGCCGACGCCGTCGTGGCTGGATGCCGTGGAGGAAGGTTCGTGA
- a CDS encoding purine-nucleoside phosphorylase → MHARERVEACAQAVRKRFPRTVDAAIILGTGLGALANEIQVEQVIDYHDLPNFPLSTVESHRGRLLCGTLSGKTVVAMQGRFHRYEGYSLQQVTFPVRVLRALGAETLIVSNACGGMHPLWVPGDLMLIADHINLLGDNPLIGPNDDTLGPRFPDMSEPYDARLRTLAREVALANGVTLREGVYVAVQGPNLETRAEYRFLRGIGADVVGMSTVPEVIVAVHGGMRVLGLSIITDNCLPDALQPAHLDDIIAVARGAEPKLSAVVAGVLGRL, encoded by the coding sequence TTGCACGCCCGTGAACGGGTGGAAGCCTGTGCGCAGGCCGTGCGCAAACGTTTTCCGCGTACCGTCGATGCCGCGATCATCCTGGGCACGGGGCTCGGGGCGCTGGCCAATGAGATTCAGGTGGAGCAGGTCATCGACTATCACGACCTGCCGAACTTTCCGTTGTCCACGGTGGAGTCCCATCGCGGGCGCTTGTTGTGCGGTACACTGAGCGGAAAGACCGTCGTTGCGATGCAGGGCCGATTTCATCGCTACGAAGGGTATTCGTTGCAGCAGGTCACGTTCCCTGTGCGCGTGTTGCGTGCGCTGGGCGCGGAGACGTTGATCGTGAGCAATGCGTGCGGTGGCATGCACCCGCTGTGGGTGCCGGGCGATCTCATGCTCATTGCCGATCACATCAATCTGCTGGGCGACAATCCGCTGATCGGTCCGAACGATGACACCCTCGGCCCGCGCTTTCCGGACATGTCGGAGCCGTATGACGCGCGGTTGCGCACCCTGGCCCGTGAAGTCGCTCTCGCCAATGGGGTGACGTTGCGTGAAGGCGTGTATGTGGCGGTGCAGGGGCCCAATCTCGAAACGCGCGCCGAGTATCGCTTTCTGCGCGGCATCGGGGCCGACGTGGTGGGCATGTCCACCGTGCCGGAAGTCATCGTCGCGGTGCACGGCGGCATGCGGGTGCTTGGCCTGTCGATTATCACCGACAACTGCCTGCCGGACGCACTGCAGCCGGCGCACCTCGACGACATCATCGCCGTGGCGCGTGGTGCGGAGCCCAAACTGTCCGCCGTTGTTGCCGGGGTGCTGGGCAGGCTGTGA
- the ileS gene encoding isoleucine--tRNA ligase, giving the protein MTVPQDAVLFPLLPETSADALETELLATWESEQLFEQTQDARANGKPFVFFEGPPTANGRPGIHHVFSRTIKDLFCRHRAMQGHFVPRKAGWDTHGLPVEIEVEKELQREEAARQGVDPSEIAKLGGKQLIEQVGVAEFNRRCRESVWKYRGEWEKLSQRTAYWLDYGDPYVTYSHNFVESAWWALRTLHDKQLLTRGHKILPYCARCGTALSSHEVAQGYEDVEDPSVYIALDLLDEHGNAPAMRRRVLVWTTTPWTLVSNTALAVHPDLSYVELRKKTGAEWTIILAEARAAGVLGADWTDRWDVVGTMTGRDLMGRRYRRPLDWVPFPDEGEHEIIVGEDFVSADDGSGVVHMAPAFGADDYAAGQRNGLAFLQPVNARGEFVDGVPEVAGVFVKKADARILEVLKERDVLWKASTFVHSYPHCWRCGTPLLYYARGSWFVRTTAVRDQLLARNGRVNWNPPEVGSGRFGEWLSNNVDWAISRDRYWGTPLPVWINDEDPTEVDVIGSYADLAQRIGRALPDDFDPHKPHIDQYTWPAPSGKGTMRRVPEVIDTWFDSGAMPFAQWHYPFENADKVQAQYPADYICEGVDQTRGWFYSLLAIATTLGDALPNNGDDMAAPYRNVVVNDLVLDASGQKMSKSRGNVVNPWEVLERHGADAVRLFLVGSSQVWVPRRFDENAIRETAGRFLLTVRNVYNGIFAQYANFGWTPSAADPQIADRPALDRWILSRLSRVEQEANQHLNNYDATLAARRVMQFMDDDVSKWYVRQSRARFYDVEGADNRAAFATLHEVLTVTCRLLAPFAPFMTDALHRALTGTSVHLASYTRESPTPVDETLEAAMQDLRTLTGLAHAARDVADVKVRQPLPSLQCVVPGDADAVSALAGLLAAELNVKQVEFVTSTDALVSLEAKANFRTLGKKFGKETPLVAEAVGTMPADLLRQLAAGESVSIDVAGAARLIAPDDVAIIRRASGDAVVQEHAGYGVALDATITPALRAEGLAREVVSRVQRLRKEAQLAVSDRITVAVAGDEELQGAVAAHRDHIAQEVLAVRLLLGDEAGSPFRTDGNDSTWTASLTVDVDGRPVRLALTKEGS; this is encoded by the coding sequence ATGACCGTGCCGCAGGACGCCGTACTGTTCCCGTTGCTTCCCGAGACCAGCGCCGACGCGCTCGAAACCGAACTGCTCGCCACGTGGGAATCCGAGCAGCTCTTCGAGCAGACGCAGGATGCGCGCGCAAACGGGAAGCCGTTTGTGTTTTTCGAGGGACCGCCCACGGCCAACGGGCGTCCGGGTATTCACCACGTCTTTTCGCGGACGATCAAGGATCTGTTCTGCCGGCACCGGGCCATGCAGGGGCACTTCGTGCCGCGCAAAGCCGGCTGGGATACGCACGGGCTCCCCGTCGAAATCGAGGTGGAGAAGGAACTGCAGCGCGAAGAAGCGGCGCGGCAGGGCGTCGATCCTTCCGAGATCGCCAAGCTCGGCGGCAAGCAGCTCATTGAGCAGGTGGGCGTGGCGGAATTCAATCGCCGTTGCCGTGAGAGTGTGTGGAAGTACCGCGGCGAGTGGGAGAAGCTGTCGCAGCGCACCGCCTACTGGCTCGACTACGGCGATCCTTATGTCACGTACTCACACAATTTTGTGGAGAGTGCGTGGTGGGCGTTGCGCACGTTGCACGACAAGCAGTTGCTGACGCGCGGCCACAAGATCCTGCCGTATTGCGCACGCTGCGGCACCGCGCTGTCGAGTCACGAAGTCGCACAGGGGTACGAAGACGTCGAAGATCCGAGCGTGTACATCGCGCTGGATCTGCTGGATGAACACGGCAACGCGCCGGCGATGCGTCGCCGCGTGCTGGTGTGGACCACCACGCCCTGGACGCTCGTGTCCAACACGGCGCTGGCAGTGCATCCCGATCTGTCGTACGTGGAGTTGCGCAAGAAGACCGGCGCCGAGTGGACGATCATCCTCGCCGAAGCGCGTGCGGCGGGTGTGTTGGGTGCCGACTGGACGGACCGTTGGGACGTGGTCGGCACGATGACCGGTCGTGACTTGATGGGTCGTCGCTATCGTCGTCCGTTGGATTGGGTGCCGTTCCCCGATGAGGGTGAACACGAGATCATCGTGGGCGAAGACTTCGTGTCGGCCGACGATGGTTCGGGCGTGGTGCACATGGCGCCAGCGTTTGGCGCCGACGACTACGCCGCCGGCCAGCGCAACGGGCTCGCATTCCTGCAACCGGTAAATGCCCGCGGCGAGTTTGTCGACGGCGTGCCGGAAGTGGCCGGTGTGTTCGTGAAGAAGGCCGATGCCCGCATCCTCGAAGTGCTCAAGGAACGCGATGTGTTGTGGAAGGCGAGCACGTTCGTGCACTCGTATCCACACTGCTGGCGCTGCGGCACACCGTTGCTGTATTACGCGCGTGGCTCATGGTTCGTGCGCACCACGGCGGTGCGCGATCAGTTGCTGGCGCGCAACGGACGGGTGAACTGGAATCCCCCTGAAGTGGGATCGGGTCGGTTCGGTGAGTGGCTGTCGAACAATGTCGACTGGGCCATCTCGCGTGACCGCTACTGGGGCACGCCGTTGCCGGTGTGGATCAACGACGAAGATCCAACCGAAGTGGATGTGATCGGCAGCTATGCCGATCTCGCGCAGCGCATCGGGCGCGCACTGCCGGACGACTTCGATCCGCACAAGCCGCACATCGACCAGTACACATGGCCCGCGCCGAGTGGCAAGGGCACGATGCGTCGTGTACCGGAAGTGATCGACACCTGGTTCGACTCCGGGGCGATGCCGTTTGCGCAGTGGCACTATCCGTTCGAAAACGCCGACAAGGTCCAAGCGCAGTATCCGGCCGACTACATCTGCGAAGGTGTCGACCAGACGCGTGGCTGGTTCTACTCGCTGCTGGCCATTGCCACCACGCTGGGCGACGCCTTGCCGAACAACGGCGATGATATGGCGGCGCCGTATCGCAACGTGGTCGTGAACGACCTCGTGCTCGATGCGTCCGGACAGAAGATGTCGAAGAGCCGTGGCAATGTGGTCAACCCGTGGGAGGTGCTGGAACGTCACGGGGCGGACGCGGTGCGTCTCTTCCTGGTAGGCTCGAGTCAGGTGTGGGTGCCGCGGCGTTTCGATGAGAACGCCATCCGCGAAACGGCGGGTCGGTTCCTGCTCACGGTGCGCAATGTCTACAACGGCATCTTCGCGCAGTACGCCAACTTCGGGTGGACGCCCAGTGCTGCAGATCCGCAGATCGCGGACCGTCCGGCGCTCGATCGCTGGATTCTGTCGCGTTTGTCGCGGGTGGAGCAGGAGGCCAATCAGCATCTGAACAATTACGACGCCACGTTGGCCGCGCGTCGGGTCATGCAGTTCATGGACGACGATGTGTCGAAGTGGTACGTGCGGCAGTCACGGGCCCGCTTCTACGATGTGGAAGGCGCGGACAATCGCGCGGCCTTCGCCACACTGCACGAGGTGCTGACGGTGACCTGCCGGTTGCTGGCACCCTTTGCGCCGTTCATGACGGACGCGCTGCACCGGGCGCTGACGGGAACCTCTGTGCACCTCGCGAGTTACACGCGGGAGTCTCCCACGCCGGTGGACGAGACCCTCGAGGCGGCGATGCAGGATCTGCGGACGCTGACGGGGTTGGCGCATGCGGCGCGTGATGTGGCGGATGTGAAGGTGCGTCAACCACTTCCGTCGTTGCAGTGTGTCGTGCCGGGCGACGCCGATGCCGTGTCGGCGTTGGCCGGGTTGTTGGCGGCCGAGCTCAATGTGAAGCAGGTGGAATTCGTCACGTCCACGGATGCGCTCGTGTCCCTGGAGGCGAAGGCCAACTTCCGGACGTTGGGCAAGAAGTTCGGCAAGGAAACGCCGCTGGTCGCTGAGGCGGTGGGGACCATGCCGGCTGACCTGCTGCGGCAATTGGCGGCAGGCGAATCGGTATCCATCGACGTGGCCGGCGCGGCGCGCTTGATCGCTCCAGACGATGTGGCGATCATCCGGCGCGCGTCGGGCGATGCGGTGGTGCAGGAACATGCCGGCTATGGCGTGGCGCTGGATGCCACGATCACGCCGGCGCTTCGTGCGGAGGGGTTGGCGCGCGAGGTGGTGAGCCGGGTACAGCGTCTCCGGAAGGAAGCTCAACTGGCCGTCAGTGACCGGATCACGGTGGCGGTGGCTGGTGATGAAGAGTTGCAGGGGGCCGTGGCCGCACATCGCGATCACATCGCCCAGGAAGTGCTCGCCGTGCGGTTGTTGCTCGGCGACGAAGCTGGATCGCCGTTCCGCACGGATGGGAACGACAGCACGTGGACTGCATCGCTGACCGTGGATGTCGATGGACGTCCGGTCCGGTTGGCGCTCACCAAGGAAGGATCGTGA